From a single Aspergillus puulaauensis MK2 DNA, chromosome 2, nearly complete sequence genomic region:
- a CDS encoding hybrid sensor histidine kinase/response regulator (COG:T;~EggNog:ENOG410Q184;~InterPro:IPR001789,IPR003594,IPR003661,IPR036890, IPR036097,IPR011006,IPR004358,IPR029016,IPR005467;~PFAM:PF00512,PF02518,PF00072;~SMCOG1003:sensor histidine kinase;~antiSMASH:Cluster_2.16;~go_function: GO:0000155 - phosphorelay sensor kinase activity [Evidence IEA];~go_function: GO:0016772 - transferase activity, transferring phosphorus-containing groups [Evidence IEA];~go_process: GO:0000160 - phosphorelay signal transduction system [Evidence IEA];~go_process: GO:0007165 - signal transduction [Evidence IEA];~go_process: GO:0016310 - phosphorylation [Evidence IEA]) produces MQEFLSPALRQPPLPDSEKRRLRELSRYYCTIPRPAGFPEDPTATPTPSDDGSEPNLNVARLSSDITLTALTQLGVYKFGCMRSYVSLIDGQNQHIVSEATGSISLRDRAKHEPNDGLYLGVTTLDLVFGVCPHAVKLFSGHDVPHLQNTDNVTANNTRYIVRDFTIEEYFKGRPYVTEWPYFRFYAEVPIYSPSGHILGSYCVVDNKPRSDFSEEDVAALQEVSDAIALHLENVRTVHFHRRSDRLVKGLTSFIKDRPDDQTVPLTAANLHNTPVSPKRQSELSQPDQLHLGGLSLTTDPAGGTSPLFSNRDGGDTDATSLSVALHEPVPAGSSPLKNVFEADSPGDSGLFHSQMNGFSNGMGTPPLDAQDNIPLSTRIANVFAHASSVLQKSMDVDGVLFVDASWSNSGIVRSKTDLLDWEPLPKNADPRTKSQSPYVPAAQPDENPCDVLGLASNEIGSQYPIPDSLLRQLIAALPQGGVLHPDEDSPDPSLLPNQLVKHFPQAKSLLFIPLWDWNKGQWLAGTFVWTKDNDQERSLGLDELHYFKVFGDSIISEIARLDWSQKEKSKFDLISSMSHELRSPLHGMLANAELLSESGLQPEQREAMKALETCGIILLDTMNNLLDFAKINNLASLNQGASSITGLVSTFELDVLVEEVVDSVFSGLRHAATSSTSTSTSTPSSCPASEAYAFKRDLSIVLRFETRDQWKINSMTGAWRRIIMNILGNALRYTDTGFVEVCASLLPPSSDSGSAVAHLRFVDSGSGMSQEFLRNKLFSPFAQEDALSEGAGLGLSIVKQLVSFLNGSIDVKSELGVGTQVDVYIPVQPVPVSANGSVVTDPEAAADMASPKTTLSLVGFGAYPKLSEAPTGTLSPIAKRKICLQSFFSKLVADQPSWSVSQSESLEQADGDIAIIEESALKQLYDDETLRRRAEAKQTKFVCLCDSLPSVNRNEFVGRVEVVRLYQPLSPRKVLQILKSVAHAKPRSSAIEPCPQSALMPSLATNSSGDNAPDIPGPEPRDGFIVLIVDDNDLNVQVIAKLMSKLGHQYTTATNGLIALNKYKESPSTIKVILMDISMPVMDGIDATKSIRSFEHEHSLPPVKVFAVTGIASAAMQQEALRAGVDEYLVKPLSLHQLGRLIKVHM; encoded by the exons ATGCAGGAATTCCTGTCTCCAGCGCTCCGCCAACCGCCGCTGCCCGACTCCGAGAAGAGGCGACTGCGCGAGCTGTCCAG GTACTATTGCACAATCCCCCGCCCAGCTGGCTTCCCTGAAGACCCGAccgcaaccccaacacccAGCGACGATGGCTCAGAGCCCAACCTCAATGTCGCGCGACTGTCGTCCGATATTACCCTGACGGCCCTGACCCAGCTCGGCGTATACAAGTTCGGATGCATGCGGTCCTATGTCTCGCTCATTGACGGCCAGAACCAGCATATCGTCTCCGAAGCGACTGGATCCATCTCTCTGCGCGATAGGGCCAAACACGAGCCCAACGATGGCTTGTATCTGGGTGTTACCACCCTAGACCTGGTGTTTGGGGTTTGTCCTCACGCCGTCAAGCTGTTTTCAGGCCATGATGTACCGCACCTGCAGAATACCGACAATGTCACCGCGAACAACACCCGCTACATCGTGCGTGACTTCACCATCGAGGAATACTTCAAGGGCCGACCATACGTGACGGAATGGCCGTATTTCAGGTTTTATGCCGAAGTCCCGATCTACAGTCCGTCTGGCCACATTCTGGGTAGCTACTGCGTGGTCGACAACAAGCCGCGCAGTGATTTCAGCGAGGAGGACGTCGCGGCCCTCCAGGAGGTATCCGATGCGATTGCACTACATCTTGAGAATGTGCGAACGGTTCATTTTCATCGGCGCTCTGACCGCCTCGTGAAGGGGTTGACATCGTTTATCAAAGATCGGCCAGACGACCAGACTGTCCCCTTGACGGCTGCAAACCTACACAACACTCCTGTATCGCCTAAGCGTCAGTCAGAACTGTCGCAACCAGATCAGCTGCACCTTGGAGGACTGTCCCTGACCACCGATCCCGCTGGAGGGACCTCGCCCCTGTTTTCTAACCGTGATGGCGGGGACACCGATGCGACTTCGCTGTCGGTCGCGCTCCACgagccagtgccagcagGATCATCACCGTTGAAGAATGTCTTCGAAGCTGATTCCCCGGGTGACTCGGGCCTTTTTCATAGCCAGATGAATGGATTTTCGAATGGAATGGGTACACCACCACTCGATGCACAGGACAACATCCCACTCTCAACCCGCATTGCCAATGTCTTCGCCCATGCCAGCTCAGTACTACAGAAATCAATGGACGTAGACGGTGTTTTATTTGTCGACGCTTCTTGGTCCAATTCTGGAAT TGTTCGATCAAAGACCGACCTGCTGGACTGGGAGCCTCTGCCCAAGAACGCGGACCCAAGAACGAAAAGTCAGTCTCCATATGTTCCCGCTGCTCAGCCAGATGAAAATCCCTGCGATGTTCTCGGCCTGGCGTCGAACGAGATTGGCTCTCAATATCCTATACCCGATTCGCTTCTTCGACAGTTGATCGCCGCCCTCCCGCAGGGTGGTGTTCTACATCCAGACGAAGACTCTCCCGATCCTTCGCTGCTGCCAAATCAACTGGTGAAGCATTTCCCCCAGGCGAAGTCGCTGCTATTCATTCCCTTGTGGGACTGGAACAAGGGCCAATGGCTTGCGGGCACATTTGTATGGACGAAGGACAACGATCAGGAACGCTCACTGGGCCTGGACGAACTGCACTATTTCAAAGTCTTCGGCGACTCGATTATTTCAGAGATTGCGCGACTGGATTGGTCCCAAAAGGAGAAATCCAAGTTCGACCTAATTTCTTCCATGAGCCATGAGCTTCGCTCACCATTGCATGGTATGCTCGCCAATGCGGAGCTCTTGTCTGAATCGGGTTTGCAGCCTGAACAGCGTGAAGCTATGAAGGCCCTCGAGACTTGTGGTATTATTCTGCTAGATACGATGAATAACTT GTTGGATTTTGCGAAGATCAATAACCTCGCCTCCCTCAACCAGGGCGCCTCGTCCATCACCGGTCTGGTCAGTACGTTTGAACTCGACGTgctggttgaggaggtcgtgGACAGCGTGTTTTCCGGACTGCGCCATGCTGCTACttcgtcaacgtcaacgtcaacgtcCACGCCGAGCTCCTGCCCCGCATCCGAGGCCTACGCATTCAAACGTGATCTCTCCATCGTCCTCCGATTTGAAACCCGAGACCAATGGAAGATTAACTCCATGACTGGCGCCTGGCGCCGGATCATCATGAACATCCTGGGAAACGCGCTCAGATATACCGACACGGGCTTCGTTGAAGTTTGTGCATCGTTGCTGCCCCCATCGAGTGATTCAGGGTCTGCTGTTGCCCACCTGCGCTTCGTTGATAGTGGCTCTGGAATGTCACAGGAGTTTCTAAGGAACAAGTTGTTCTCGCCTTTCGCACAAGAGGATGCGCTGTCGGAAGGCGCTGGTCTGGGCCTGAGTATCGTGAAGCAACTTGTATCTTTCCTCAATGGATCCATAGACGTGAAGAGTGAACTCGGAGTTGGTACGCAGGTGGATGTATATATTCCTGTTCAGCCTGTGCCAGTATCTGCCAACGGATCCGTCGTCACGGATCCTGAAGCAGCTGCTGATATGGCATCCCCCAAAACCACGTTGTCCCTGGTTGGCTTTGGGGCGTATCCGAAGCTTTCGGAGGCGCCGACTGGCACCTTGAGTCCCATTGCAAAACGGAAGATTTGTTTGCAaagcttcttctccaagttGGTTGCAGACCAACCTTCCTGGAGTGTATCACAGTCGGAATCACTCGAACAGGCGGATGGTGATATCGCGATCATCGAAGAGAGCGCGCTGAAACAACTTTACGACGACGAGACTTTGCGGCGTCGTGCTGAGGCGAAACAGACGAAATTTGTCTGTCTTTGCGATAGCTTGCCTTCAGTGAATAGAAATGAGTTTGTCGGTCGAGTGGAGGTGGTAAGGCTATACCAACC ATTATCGCCGCGAAAAGTCCTGCAGATTCTCAAATCTGTTGCCCATGCGAAACCCCGGTCTTCGGCGATTGAGCCTTGTCCGCAAAGTGCACTGATGCCTTCTCTTGCTACGAACAGTTCAGGAGATAATGCTCCAGATATTCCCGGCCCAGAGCCCAGAGACGGCTTCATTGTGCTTATAGTTGACGACAACGACTTGAATGTACAG GTCATCGCGAAACTCATGTCCAAACTCGGCCATCAATACACCACCGCTACAAACGGGCTTATCGCCCtgaataaatataaggaATCACCCTCCACTATTAAGGTGATTCTCATGG ACATCTCGATGCCCGTAATGGACGGAATAGACGCCACGAAGAGCATTCGTTCCTTCGAACACGAACACTCGTTACCTCCCGTCAAAGTATTCGCCGTGACGGGGATCGCATCCGCCGCGATGCAGCAGGAGGCACTTAGAGCTGGTGTTGATGAATACCTCGTCAAACCGCTATCCCTGCACCAACTTGGGAGACTTATCAAAGTCCACATGTAA
- a CDS encoding MDR family MFS transporter (COG:G;~EggNog:ENOG410PJ3D;~InterPro:IPR020846,IPR011701,IPR036259;~PFAM:PF07690,PF06609;~SMCOG1005:Drug resistance transporter, EmrB/QacA;~TransMembrane:14 (i69-95o107-124i136-156o162-187i194-213o225-246i267-287o299-317i337-358o378-395i400-419o431-453i465-488o543-564i);~antiSMASH:Cluster_2.16;~go_function: GO:0022857 - transmembrane transporter activity [Evidence IEA];~go_process: GO:0055085 - transmembrane transport [Evidence IEA]), with protein MLAPNATMNNSSTTIELQSRPTTTDSQAAILDERNRTAPGEKLPEAESPPADPPAEAEASGQEITGIKLFGILASVTLSAFLMLLDGSIIGVAIPNITSQFHSIHDVGWYTAAYQLSSAALQPLSGKIYTSYNTKWTYLIFFGLFELGSLICGVANSSSTLIGGRAVAGIGSSGLLNGGMTIIAGAVPLEKRPVYTGVYLGISQLGIVCGPLIGGALTEYATWRWCFYINLPVGAVTAILLLFLRVPELTEKPPFSLDLVKRTIPELDLIGFTLFAPAAIMALLALYYGGNEFPWDSSVVIGLFVGAGVTIIVFALWERHMGDRAMIPPSMVSHHIVYTSAINGATLVASILVAAQYLPIYFQGVRGYGPAMSGVNTLPGILSQLLTVIVSGGLVQKVGYYLPFAAAGSAIGAVGNGIVTMFSPTTPTAKWIGYQTVLGSGRGIGMQMGIIAIQNLLPPEKIPVGIAFMIFCQNFAGAIFVVVGEVIFTQQLVKQILSHAPSVSLEAALAAGASSSSVRALVPGGSPELGGVLLAFSNSVDKVFYLLMGLCLAGLIAAFGMGWVDIRKNKKKPEPETESA; from the exons ATGCTGGCTCCGAATGCGACGATGAATAACTCGTCAACTACGATAGAGCTGCAGAGTCGTCCGACCACCACGGACTCGCAGGCAGCGATCCTGGACGAACGTAATAGGACTGCGCCTGGCGAGAAGCTCCCAGAGGCCGAGAGCCCCCCAGCGGATCCTCCTGCTGAGGCTGAAGCGTCTGGGCAGGAGATTACTGGGATCAAGCTCTTTGGTATTCTGGCAAGCGTTACATTGTCTGCTTTTCTGATGCTCCTTGACGGCTCGATCATTGGCGTG GCTATACCAAATATTACAAGTCAATTCCATTCAATTCATGATGTAGGCTGGTACACTGCGGCATACCAGCTATCCAG CGCCGCACTGCAGCCCCTGTCGGGCAAAATATACACTTCCTACAACACGAAA TGGACGTACCTCATATTCTTCGGTCTGTTTGAACTAGGGTCGCTCATCTGCGGCGTCGCAAACTCCTCGTCGACCCTGatcggaggaagagcagtAGCCGGTATTGGAAGCTCAGGTCTGCTCAATGGGGGAATGACAATAATTGCGGGAGCTGTTCCCCTGGAAAAGCGGCCTG TCTACACTGGGGTCTATCTTGGAA TCTCCCAGCTCGGGATTGTCTGTGGACCTCTAATAGGAGGTGCTCTGACCGAGTATGCCAcctggcgatggtgtttcTATATCAACCTGCCCGTCGGCGCCGTCACCGcgatcctcctcctcttcctccgcgtGCCTGAACTCACCGAAAAGCCTCCATTCTCACTTGACCTCGTGAAGAGAACAATCCCTGAGCTCGACCTTATCGGGTTCACACTGTTCGCGCCTGCGGCGATCATGGCCTTACTGGCCCTTTACTATGGTGGCAACGAGTTTCCCTGGGACAGCTCTGTGGTAATAGGCCTGTTCGTCGGCGCTGGAGTAACCATCATTGTATTCGCACTCTGGGAGCGACATATGGGTGATCGAGCGATGATTCCGCCATCGATGGTCAGCCACCATATCGTGTACACCAGTGCCATCAACGGCGCAACCCTTGTGGCCTCCATCCTCGTGGCCGCGCAGTATCTGCCCATCTACTTCCAGGGTGTTCGGGGATATGGGCCGGCTATGAGTGGAGTGAATACACTGCCAGGCATTCTTAGCCAGCTGCTCACAGTCATTGTGTCTGGGGGTCTGGTGCAGAAAGTTGGATACTATCTACcctttgcagctgctggaagcGCCATCGGGGCAGTCGGAAATGGCATCGTTACCATGTTCTCGCCAACTACTCCGACGGCCAAGTGGATAGGCTATCAAACTGTGTTGGGGAGTGGTCGAGGCATTGGAATGCAGATG GGGATAATCGCCATCCAAAACCTTCTCCCACCAGAGAAAATCCCCGTAGGGATTGCCTTTATGATATTCTGTCAGAACTTCGCGGGGGCCATCTTTGTCGTTGTCGGCGAAGTCATCTTCACGCAGCAGTTGGTGAAGCAGATTCTCTCCCACGCGCCGTCGGTCTCGCTTGAAGCtgctcttgctgctggagcgAGCTCAAGTTCCGTGCGCGCTCTGGTCCCGGGAGGGAGCCCTGAACTTGGGGGAGTACTGCTCGCCTTCTCGAATAGTGTTGACAAGGTATTCTACCTGCTCATGGGTCTTTGCTTGGCTGGACTTATCGCTGCGTTCGGCATGGGCTGGGTTGATATcaggaagaacaagaagaagccagagccagagacgGAGTCGGCCTGA
- a CDS encoding Zn(II)2Cys6 transcription factor domain-containing protein (COG:S;~EggNog:ENOG410PTZ6;~InterPro:IPR036864,IPR001138;~PFAM:PF00172;~antiSMASH:Cluster_2.16;~go_function: GO:0000981 - DNA-binding transcription factor activity, RNA polymerase II-specific [Evidence IEA];~go_function: GO:0008270 - zinc ion binding [Evidence IEA];~go_process: GO:0006355 - regulation of transcription, DNA-templated [Evidence IEA]), with amino-acid sequence MSNMSESQAPKKRAACDRCRTQKLRCLRVPGHPTDSCIRCVRSQMECITSSSKRPGRPRNPAKHPDAAASAATETNPALPAVDIQIQSLDSVDDWFNFGSLETDYDICSAAWNSVDSGFPMEGIATAHSISSLSTPPPLVPSTTPTFVNTVTADTSLDEQSAHEAEQQDAEMLQLQLLAPQPFIGNFDHGLRLSMLQRELSKQLFTLNSMPWDLTRVMRLTCLHDMDQSSPGHGGSKSNPLARIAKSSAEFAQLLWSVQTPIAGDGGNSTSKSSSPLSSIHPRMSMADLLTILSCHMLTISIYDSIFSHFTEQASHNPGAVNIVLQSAPKLFLGGIAVPPRLEMLSHLLYCVASSQLRPIEMLLGLPDECCVSLKRNSANKEKQTGLFNGQSGQLLFSTLMQVETERANEERGGLGVIESLKEKIRRIQSLE; translated from the coding sequence ATGTCCAACATGTCCGAATCACAAGCCCCTAAGAAGAGAGCTGCCTGCGATCGCTGCCGCACCCAGAAGCTGCGATGCCTGCGAGTACCAGGCCATCCCACCGACTCGTGCATCCGATGCGTACGCTCGCAGATGGAATGCATCACCAGCTCGTCCAAGCGTCCTGGCCGTCCAAGGAACCCTGCAAAGCACCCCGATGCAGCTGCTTCGGCCGCCACTGAAACGAACCCTGCACTGCCTGCGGTGGATATACAGATACAGTCCCTCGATTCTGTTGACGACTGGTTCAACTTTGGCTCCCTGGAGACTGACTATGACATCTGTTCTGCTGCGTGGAACTCGGTGGATTCAGGGTTCCCTATGGAGGGCATCGCTACAGCACACTCCATATCTTCATTATccacgcctcctcctctcgtCCCTTCCACCACGCCCACCTTTGTCAACACCGTTACTGCCGATACAAGCCTGGATGAGCAGTCTGCCCACGAGGCTGAGCAACAAGACGCAgagatgctgcagctgcagctcctggctCCTCAGCCCTTTATCGGCAACTTCGACCACGGCTTGCGTCTTTCAATGCTGCAACGCGAGCTCTCCAAGCAACTATTCACACTGAACTCCATGCCCTGGGACCTGACTAGAGTCATGCGTTTAACCTGCCTGCACGACATGGACCAGTCCAGCCCCGGCCATGGGGGTTCCAAATCAAATCCATTAGCAAGGATCGCCAAAAGCTCAGCGGAGTTCGCACAGCTTCTCTGGTCTGTCCAAACCCCAATCGCAGGCGATGGGGGAAACAGCACATCGAAGAGCTCAAGTCCActgtcttccatccatccacgcATGAGCATGGCGGACCTGCTCACCATCCTGTCCTGCCACATGttgaccatctccatctATGATTCGATCTTCTCTCATTTCACCGAACAGGCCTCGCACAACCCGGGCGCCGTCAATATCGTCCTGCAGTCAGCGCCGAAGCTGTTCCTCGGGGGCATCGCGGTCCCGCCGCGGCTGGAGATGCTGAGCCACCTGCTCTACTGCGTTGCAAGCAGTCAGCTTCGGCCGATAGAAATGCTATTGGGTCTCCCCGATGAGTGCTGCGTCTCGCTGAAGCGAAATAGTGCCAACAAGGAAAAGCAAACAGGCCTGTTCAATGGGCAGAGTGGCCAGCTGCTGTTCTCCACCCTGATGCAAGTTGAGACGGAGAGGGCAAATGAAGAACGCGGTGGCTTGGGCGTGATCGAGtcgctgaaggagaagatACGGCGGATCCAGAGTCTCGAGTGA